In a genomic window of uncultured Flavobacterium sp.:
- the mraY gene encoding phospho-N-acetylmuramoyl-pentapeptide-transferase yields the protein MLYYLFEYFDKTLDIPGTGVFQYITFRSALALMLSLLLSTIYGKRIINFLRNQQVGETVRELGLQGQNEKAGTPTMGGLIIIFATLVPVLLFARLHNIYIVLLIVTTLWMGTIGFIDDYIKIFKKDKAGLKGIFKVIGQVGLGLIVGTVLYFNPAVTVRTDTGYIGTQKNVSTAVVMPAPIEEKSTATTIPFVKNNEFDYAELLSWTGEGYEKWAWLIFIPVVIFIITAVSNGANLTDGIDGLAAGTSAISVLALGIFTFVSGNIIFSNYLNIMYIPNSGEMTVFISAFVGSLIGFLWYNSYPASVFMGDTGSLTIGGIIAVLAIAVRKELLIPLLCGIFLVENFSVVLQVSYFKFTKKRFGEGRRIFLMSPLHHHYQKKGYHESKIVTRFWIVAIMLAILSIVTLKLR from the coding sequence ATGCTATACTATTTATTTGAATATTTCGATAAAACACTAGACATCCCAGGAACTGGAGTTTTTCAATACATCACTTTTAGATCGGCTTTAGCGTTAATGCTTTCGTTGCTTTTGTCAACGATTTACGGAAAAAGAATTATCAATTTTTTACGTAATCAGCAAGTTGGAGAAACAGTTCGTGAGTTGGGTTTACAAGGTCAAAATGAAAAAGCAGGAACGCCAACAATGGGTGGATTGATTATCATTTTTGCAACTCTTGTACCGGTTTTATTGTTTGCTCGTTTGCATAATATTTATATCGTATTGCTTATTGTAACCACACTTTGGATGGGAACAATTGGTTTTATTGATGATTATATTAAAATATTCAAAAAAGATAAAGCAGGTCTTAAAGGAATTTTTAAAGTTATTGGTCAGGTTGGTTTAGGACTTATCGTTGGAACTGTTTTGTATTTTAATCCGGCAGTTACAGTAAGAACTGATACAGGATATATTGGAACTCAGAAAAATGTAAGCACAGCTGTGGTTATGCCTGCTCCAATCGAAGAGAAATCAACGGCAACGACAATTCCTTTTGTAAAAAATAATGAGTTTGACTATGCCGAATTGTTGTCATGGACAGGAGAAGGATATGAAAAATGGGCTTGGTTAATCTTTATTCCGGTTGTGATTTTTATTATCACAGCAGTTTCAAACGGAGCAAATTTAACAGACGGTATTGATGGTCTCGCAGCGGGAACTTCGGCGATATCGGTTTTAGCGCTCGGAATATTTACGTTTGTTTCCGGTAATATTATATTCTCCAATTATTTGAATATTATGTATATCCCCAATTCGGGAGAAATGACCGTTTTTATATCTGCATTTGTTGGTTCTTTGATTGGTTTTCTTTGGTACAATTCTTATCCCGCATCTGTTTTTATGGGAGATACAGGAAGTTTGACTATTGGTGGAATCATCGCAGTTTTAGCAATTGCAGTTCGAAAAGAATTATTGATTCCGTTATTGTGTGGAATCTTTTTAGTGGAGAATTTCTCAGTGGTTTTGCAGGTGAGTTATTTCAAATTCACTAAAAAACGTTTTGGCGAAGGACGTAGAATTTTTCTGATGTCGCCATTACATCATCATTATCAAAAGAAAGGGTATCATGAAAGTAAAATCGTAACCCGTTTTTGGATTGTTGCGATTATGTTAGCCATATTATCAATTGTTACTTTAAAATTAAGATAG
- a CDS encoding FtsL-like putative cell division protein translates to MKGGVFSILKARFLINDDAVKNWRFIVFIILLAILMIANTQRYEQKVFEIAKLNNEVKELRSEFVDRRSELMKLKMESTISDKMLEKQIFPSTVPPVKIEVKKEEEKSFFKRIWQ, encoded by the coding sequence ATGAAAGGTGGAGTATTTAGCATATTAAAAGCAAGATTTCTGATTAACGATGATGCAGTAAAAAACTGGAGATTCATTGTTTTTATCATTCTGCTTGCTATACTGATGATTGCAAATACGCAACGATACGAGCAGAAAGTTTTTGAAATTGCAAAGCTCAATAATGAAGTAAAAGAATTGCGATCAGAATTTGTAGATCGCCGTTCAGAATTGATGAAGTTAAAAATGGAGTCGACGATATCGGATAAAATGCTTGAAAAACAGATTTTTCCATCAACAGTTCCTCCGGTTAAAATAGAAGTTAAAAAAGAAGAAGAAAAAAGTTTCTTTAAAAGAATATGGCAGTAG
- a CDS encoding FtsW/RodA/SpoVE family cell cycle protein, whose protein sequence is MKELVNKLKGDRVIWSFVALLALFSFMPVFSASSNLAYIGHGTGNTLGYLVKHLAHVCIGFLIIYWVHRVPYHYFRAISKIALPIVWFLLLYTLLKGTVIAGANASRWIQVPFIGITFQTSTLAASILFIFVARYLSKTRDENEPFQASLIQLWLPVFITLALILPANFSTTALIFSMVMMLTFIGKYPLKYIGFIIGSGIAMLAFFLLVAKAFPDSRFFSRVSTWESRIMNFTTDKPDEDDYQIEKAKIAIASGKLGGLGPGKSVQKNFLPQSSSDFIYAIIVEEYGLVGGVSILILYLLLLFRFVIASHKANTLFGKLVVVGLGFPMIFQAMINMAVAVELLPVTGQTLPLISSGGSSIWMTCFSLGIIISVTKKEEEIAEEQDEKERRKEALQRLIDKELSEEDLPADEKIYEEEGMYSIEDTSRNPMNAVLNKA, encoded by the coding sequence ATGAAAGAACTAGTAAACAAACTAAAAGGAGATAGAGTAATATGGTCATTCGTGGCTTTATTAGCGCTGTTTTCGTTTATGCCAGTTTTTAGTGCGAGTAGTAATCTGGCATATATTGGTCACGGAACCGGAAATACACTTGGATATTTGGTAAAACATTTAGCACACGTTTGTATTGGATTCCTGATTATTTATTGGGTGCACAGAGTTCCGTATCATTATTTTAGAGCAATTTCGAAAATAGCATTACCAATTGTTTGGTTTTTATTGCTTTATACATTGTTGAAAGGAACTGTAATTGCCGGAGCAAATGCAAGTCGTTGGATTCAGGTACCTTTTATTGGTATTACGTTTCAAACTTCGACTTTGGCAGCTAGCATATTATTCATATTTGTAGCGCGTTATTTGTCAAAAACCAGAGACGAGAATGAGCCATTTCAAGCTTCATTAATACAGCTTTGGTTGCCGGTTTTTATAACATTGGCACTTATTTTGCCAGCAAACTTTTCGACAACAGCGTTGATTTTTTCAATGGTTATGATGCTGACATTTATTGGTAAATATCCATTAAAGTACATCGGTTTTATAATAGGTTCAGGAATTGCAATGTTAGCGTTCTTCCTTTTAGTGGCAAAAGCTTTTCCGGATTCAAGATTCTTTAGCAGGGTATCAACTTGGGAAAGTCGTATTATGAACTTTACCACAGATAAACCTGATGAAGATGATTACCAAATCGAAAAAGCAAAAATTGCTATTGCATCAGGAAAACTTGGAGGATTAGGACCAGGTAAAAGTGTTCAGAAGAACTTTTTACCTCAATCATCTTCGGATTTTATCTATGCAATTATTGTTGAAGAATACGGATTAGTGGGCGGAGTATCGATATTGATTTTGTATCTATTGTTGTTGTTCCGATTTGTTATTGCATCGCATAAAGCAAATACATTGTTTGGAAAATTAGTCGTCGTCGGGCTCGGGTTTCCGATGATATTTCAGGCGATGATTAATATGGCGGTTGCTGTAGAATTATTGCCGGTAACGGGACAAACGCTTCCGCTGATAAGTTCTGGAGGTAGTTCGATTTGGATGACTTGTTTCTCGCTTGGAATTATCATTAGCGTGACTAAAAAAGAAGAAGAAATCGCCGAAGAACAAGATGAAAAAGAAAGACGTAAAGAAGCACTTCAACGATTAATTGATAAAGAATTATCAGAAGAAGATTTGCCGGCTGACGAAAAAATATATGAAGAAGAAGGAATGTATTCGATTGAAGATACTTCCAGAAATCCAATGAATGCAGTATTAAATAAAGCTTAG
- the murG gene encoding undecaprenyldiphospho-muramoylpentapeptide beta-N-acetylglucosaminyltransferase, whose translation MTKYKFILSGGGTGGHIYPAIAIANELKLQFPDAEFLFVGARDKMEMQKVPQAGYEIKGLWIAGLQRKLTLQNLMFPLKLATSLLESRRIIKQFKPNVVIGTGGFASGPLLQAAGSAGIPTVVQEQNSFPGITNKLLSKKANAICVAYENLERFFPKEKIVLTGNPVRQDLIDIESKRDEAITFYGLDPNKKTLLVLGGSLGARRINQLIEKELQNMLSQDVQIIWQCGKLYFEDYKKHNQQNVRVVDFIERMDFVYAAADVIISRAGASSVSELCIVGKPVIFIPSPNVAEDHQTKNAQAIVDAKGAILLKESELENEFSIVFEALLKDQGKQKQLSDNIKKLAMPNATKVIVDQIKKLL comes from the coding sequence ATGACAAAGTATAAATTCATACTAAGTGGCGGTGGAACTGGAGGACATATTTATCCGGCAATTGCGATTGCAAATGAATTAAAATTACAATTTCCTGATGCTGAATTTCTTTTTGTAGGTGCCAGAGATAAAATGGAAATGCAAAAAGTGCCTCAGGCAGGTTACGAAATAAAAGGTCTTTGGATAGCTGGTTTACAAAGAAAATTGACTTTACAAAATTTGATGTTTCCATTAAAATTGGCAACAAGTTTGTTAGAGTCAAGACGAATTATCAAACAATTTAAACCAAACGTAGTAATAGGTACAGGAGGTTTTGCCAGTGGACCATTATTGCAAGCGGCAGGTTCGGCAGGAATTCCGACAGTAGTTCAGGAACAGAATTCTTTTCCGGGAATTACAAATAAGTTGTTGAGCAAAAAAGCAAATGCAATTTGTGTTGCTTACGAGAATTTGGAAAGGTTTTTTCCTAAAGAAAAAATTGTTTTGACTGGAAATCCGGTTCGTCAGGATTTAATTGATATTGAGAGTAAACGCGACGAAGCAATTACTTTTTATGGCTTAGATCCGAATAAAAAAACATTGTTGGTTTTAGGAGGAAGTTTAGGAGCAAGAAGAATCAATCAGTTAATTGAAAAAGAATTGCAAAATATGCTTTCGCAAGATGTACAAATCATTTGGCAATGCGGAAAATTATATTTTGAAGATTATAAAAAGCACAATCAACAAAATGTTAGAGTAGTTGATTTCATAGAAAGAATGGATTTTGTGTATGCTGCTGCAGATGTGATTATTTCGCGAGCAGGAGCGTCATCGGTTTCAGAATTATGTATTGTTGGAAAACCGGTAATTTTTATTCCGTCACCAAATGTGGCCGAAGATCATCAAACAAAAAATGCGCAGGCAATTGTAGATGCGAAAGGGGCTATTTTATTGAAAGAATCGGAATTGGAAAATGAGTTTAGTATTGTTTTTGAAGCTTTATTGAAAGATCAGGGAAAACAGAAACAATTAAGCGATAACATCAAGAAATTGGCAATGCCAAATGCAACGAAAGTGATTGTGGATCAGATTAAAAAGTTGTTATAA
- a CDS encoding UDP-N-acetylmuramoyl-L-alanyl-D-glutamate--2,6-diaminopimelate ligase → MKILKDILYKVAIESVTGSTEIDIHKIDFDSRKIEANDVFVAIRGSLSDGHDYIQKAIELGAIAIICDTLPGNIEKGITYIQVKDTNTALAFMAANYFGNPSEKLKLVGVTGTNGKTTIASLLFQLFQKAGFKVGLLSTVKIMVDETEYPATHTTPDSITINHYLNEMIEAGVTHCFMEVSSHGIHQKRTEALHFVGGIFTNLSHDHLDYHPTFAEYRDVKKSFFDSLPKTAFALSNIDDKNGTVMLQNTVARKFTYALKSYADFKATILESQLSGLLLKVNDNEVWVKLIGTFNAYNVLAIYGTAVELGMDSLEALRLLSDLESVSGRFQYIVSEGNITAIVDYAHTPDALDNVLKTINDIRTKNEQLITVVGCGGNRDKTKRPIMAKIATDLSDKAILTSDNPRNEDPEVILDEMEKGVEAHNYKKILRITDRKQAIKTACQLAQPNDIILIAGKGHETYQEISGVRHHFDDMETVKEILDQLNK, encoded by the coding sequence GTGAAAATACTTAAAGACATATTATACAAAGTAGCAATTGAATCTGTAACAGGTTCGACTGAAATTGATATACACAAAATTGATTTTGATTCAAGAAAAATTGAAGCAAATGATGTTTTTGTAGCAATTCGCGGATCACTTTCTGATGGACATGATTATATCCAGAAAGCGATTGAGTTAGGAGCGATTGCGATTATTTGCGATACTTTGCCTGGGAATATTGAAAAAGGAATTACTTATATACAAGTAAAAGATACCAATACAGCATTGGCTTTTATGGCAGCTAATTATTTTGGAAATCCTTCTGAAAAATTAAAATTAGTTGGTGTTACGGGAACAAACGGTAAAACAACGATTGCATCATTATTGTTTCAGTTGTTTCAAAAAGCAGGATTTAAAGTTGGTTTATTGTCAACAGTAAAAATCATGGTTGATGAAACTGAATATCCTGCAACACATACAACACCGGATTCTATCACAATAAATCATTATCTAAATGAAATGATTGAAGCTGGAGTGACACATTGTTTTATGGAAGTGAGTTCGCATGGAATTCATCAAAAGAGAACAGAAGCATTACATTTTGTTGGAGGGATTTTTACGAATCTTTCGCATGATCATTTAGATTATCATCCAACTTTTGCAGAATACAGAGACGTAAAAAAATCATTTTTTGATTCATTGCCAAAAACGGCTTTTGCATTATCAAACATTGATGATAAAAACGGAACTGTGATGTTACAAAATACAGTTGCGAGAAAATTTACATATGCCTTGAAATCTTATGCTGATTTTAAAGCGACAATATTAGAAAGCCAATTGTCAGGATTATTATTAAAAGTAAATGACAATGAAGTTTGGGTAAAACTTATTGGGACTTTTAATGCTTATAATGTTTTGGCAATTTACGGAACTGCTGTAGAATTAGGAATGGATAGTCTGGAAGCGTTACGCTTATTGTCTGATTTAGAGAGTGTTTCTGGTCGTTTTCAATATATTGTTTCAGAAGGAAATATTACAGCAATTGTAGATTATGCGCACACGCCGGATGCTTTGGATAATGTGCTAAAAACGATTAATGATATCCGTACCAAAAACGAACAATTGATTACTGTTGTTGGTTGTGGCGGAAACAGAGATAAAACGAAAAGACCAATTATGGCAAAAATTGCTACAGATCTTAGTGATAAAGCAATTTTAACTTCTGATAATCCAAGAAACGAAGATCCTGAAGTGATTCTTGATGAAATGGAAAAAGGAGTTGAAGCTCATAATTATAAAAAAATATTAAGGATTACCGATCGTAAACAAGCTATAAAAACGGCTTGTCAATTGGCTCAGCCAAATGATATTATTCTAATTGCAGGTAAAGGCCACGAAACTTATCAGGAGATAAGTGGAGTTCGTCATCATTTTGATGATATGGAAACTGTAAAAGAAATCTTAGATCAACTAAACAAATAA
- the murD gene encoding UDP-N-acetylmuramoyl-L-alanine--D-glutamate ligase, which produces MRLVVLGGGESGVGTAILGKKKGYDVFVSDFGKIKESYKEVLIINKIAWEEEQHTEDLILNADVVMKSPGIPEKSPIVQKLIAAGIKVISEIEFAKPFTEALTIGITGSNGKTTTTMLTHHLLKSAGLNVGLGGNIGKSFAWQVAENKFDAYVLELSSFQLDGIIDYRPDIAIITNISPDHLDRYEYKYQKYIDSKFRITMNQTESDYLIYDADDEAITEWLKNNTTKAKLIPFSLSKTFDEGASINNNKMEIKINQEEFTMETEHIALEGKHNMKNAMAASSVAKLMQIRNATIRESLSNFQGVEHRLEKVLKIQNVQYINDSKATNVNATFFALDSMNVPTVWIVGGVDKGNDYNELMSLVREKVKAIICLGLDNRKIIEAFGNVVDIMVEVNNMNDAVKTAQRLTEKGDTVLLSPACASFDLFENYEDRGKQFKQAVHNL; this is translated from the coding sequence ATGAGATTGGTAGTATTAGGAGGAGGAGAAAGTGGTGTAGGTACCGCTATTCTTGGGAAGAAAAAAGGATACGATGTTTTTGTGTCGGATTTTGGAAAGATAAAAGAAAGCTATAAAGAAGTTCTTATCATTAATAAAATTGCCTGGGAAGAGGAACAGCACACTGAAGACCTGATTTTAAACGCCGATGTGGTGATGAAAAGTCCGGGAATTCCTGAAAAATCTCCAATAGTACAAAAGCTTATCGCTGCGGGAATTAAAGTAATCTCGGAAATTGAATTTGCGAAACCTTTTACTGAAGCGCTGACAATTGGAATTACAGGTAGTAACGGTAAAACGACTACAACAATGTTAACGCATCATTTGCTGAAATCAGCAGGTTTGAATGTTGGTTTAGGAGGAAACATCGGAAAAAGTTTTGCCTGGCAGGTAGCCGAGAATAAATTCGATGCCTATGTGCTTGAGTTAAGTAGTTTTCAGCTTGACGGAATTATAGATTACAGACCTGATATTGCAATAATTACGAATATTAGTCCAGATCATTTAGATCGATACGAATATAAATATCAAAAATATATTGATTCAAAGTTTCGAATAACAATGAATCAAACGGAAAGCGATTATCTTATTTACGATGCAGATGATGAAGCAATTACGGAATGGTTAAAAAATAACACAACAAAAGCAAAATTAATTCCTTTTTCATTGTCTAAAACATTCGATGAAGGGGCTTCTATAAATAACAACAAAATGGAAATAAAGATCAACCAAGAAGAGTTTACAATGGAAACAGAACACATTGCGTTAGAAGGAAAACATAACATGAAAAACGCAATGGCAGCAAGCTCCGTGGCGAAATTGATGCAGATTAGAAATGCAACAATTCGCGAAAGTTTATCAAATTTTCAAGGTGTTGAACACCGTTTAGAGAAAGTACTTAAAATTCAGAATGTACAATATATCAATGATTCAAAAGCAACAAATGTAAACGCTACATTCTTTGCTTTGGATAGTATGAATGTTCCAACCGTTTGGATTGTTGGAGGTGTTGATAAAGGAAATGATTACAACGAATTGATGTCATTAGTTCGCGAAAAAGTGAAAGCAATTATCTGTTTAGGACTTGATAATCGTAAGATTATTGAAGCTTTTGGAAATGTTGTTGATATCATGGTTGAAGTAAATAATATGAACGATGCTGTAAAAACAGCACAGAGATTAACAGAAAAAGGAGATACAGTTTTATTGTCACCAGCTTGCGCAAGTTTCGATTTATTTGAAAATTACGAAGACAGAGGAAAGCAATTCAAACAAGCTGTTCATAATTTATAA
- a CDS encoding penicillin-binding protein has product MAVDDKHISYRIYLVAVFIFVMAIAIVVKLTNIQWVEGDYYRKLAKQRTVRNFVIPANKGNIYSADGSLLATSIPNYEIRFDAKAPKQETFEKYVKALSDSLATILDRPGGYYEQELRKARENKNRYYLIARNLSYTEYVKIKGFPLFKLGAFKGGIIIEQETVRKHPIGKIAERTIGYDRIDPTSGIEVGKGIEWAFKSYLNGKDGKILKQKIAKGQWKPIRDVNEVDPIDGYDVISTIDVFIQDIAHHALLKQLEDYQADHGCVVVMETETGHVKAISNLGRAEDGSYYETTNYAIAESHEPGSTFKLVDLMAILEDKVADTSTVYDSHGGQIRYYGRPVNDSHRGGYGKVSLARGFELSSNTVMVQAVYENYKTNPAKFVDHINSYGLNKTLGLHFKGEGRPYIPQPGDKHWSGISLPWMAFGYGVSVTPMQTLALYNAIANNGVMVKPQFVSEIKEWNKTIKKFDVEVINPKVCSQETINKVRAVLQNVVKKGTGSKLYSKDFSMAGKTGTAQVNYGGKEGKSALYYASSFVGYFPADHPKYSCIVVVHKPNTSKNNYYGADVSGPVFKRIAQKIFTDAPSTNKIKQLDSRIPKQENSYNEYTAEVNKKLNQIPDLKGMPGMDAIALLENLGLKVKVNGVGKVKKQSLQAGQNISRNTTIVLELS; this is encoded by the coding sequence ATGGCAGTAGACGATAAACATATATCCTACAGAATTTACCTCGTAGCAGTTTTCATCTTTGTGATGGCAATTGCTATTGTCGTTAAATTAACCAATATTCAATGGGTTGAAGGAGATTATTACAGAAAGCTGGCGAAACAACGTACGGTTAGAAATTTTGTGATTCCGGCAAACAAAGGAAATATTTATTCGGCTGATGGAAGTTTATTGGCAACATCGATTCCTAATTATGAAATTAGATTTGATGCTAAAGCGCCTAAACAGGAAACTTTCGAAAAGTATGTAAAAGCATTATCGGATTCATTGGCTACAATTCTAGATAGACCTGGAGGTTATTACGAACAGGAATTAAGAAAAGCAAGAGAAAATAAAAATCGTTATTATTTGATTGCCCGCAATTTAAGTTATACCGAATATGTGAAAATTAAAGGTTTTCCATTATTTAAATTAGGTGCTTTCAAAGGCGGAATTATTATCGAACAAGAAACGGTTAGAAAACATCCGATAGGAAAAATTGCAGAAAGAACAATTGGTTACGATCGTATTGATCCTACGTCAGGAATTGAGGTTGGAAAAGGAATTGAATGGGCTTTTAAAAGTTATCTGAACGGAAAAGACGGAAAAATTCTAAAGCAAAAAATCGCAAAAGGTCAGTGGAAACCTATTCGAGATGTAAATGAGGTAGATCCAATTGATGGTTATGATGTAATTTCTACGATAGATGTTTTTATTCAGGATATTGCGCACCACGCTTTGTTGAAGCAATTGGAAGATTATCAGGCAGATCACGGTTGTGTAGTGGTTATGGAAACAGAAACGGGACATGTAAAAGCAATTTCTAATTTAGGAAGAGCAGAAGATGGATCGTATTATGAAACTACAAACTACGCTATTGCTGAATCTCATGAGCCAGGATCGACTTTTAAATTAGTTGATTTAATGGCGATTTTAGAAGATAAAGTTGCTGATACAAGTACGGTTTATGACAGTCATGGAGGTCAGATAAGATATTATGGTCGTCCGGTTAATGATTCGCACAGAGGTGGTTACGGAAAGGTTTCATTAGCTCGCGGATTCGAACTTTCGTCAAATACGGTAATGGTTCAGGCGGTTTATGAAAATTATAAAACCAATCCGGCAAAATTTGTGGATCACATTAACAGCTACGGATTAAATAAGACATTGGGGTTGCATTTTAAAGGAGAAGGAAGACCATATATTCCGCAACCTGGAGATAAACATTGGTCAGGGATTTCACTTCCGTGGATGGCTTTTGGTTATGGAGTTTCGGTGACACCAATGCAAACATTAGCGCTTTATAATGCAATTGCGAATAATGGAGTAATGGTGAAACCTCAATTTGTTTCTGAAATTAAAGAATGGAACAAAACCATCAAGAAATTTGATGTTGAAGTGATCAATCCGAAAGTTTGTTCGCAGGAAACTATTAATAAAGTAAGAGCTGTATTGCAGAATGTGGTTAAAAAGGGAACAGGTTCTAAGTTGTATTCGAAAGATTTTTCGATGGCAGGAAAAACAGGAACAGCTCAGGTAAATTATGGCGGAAAAGAAGGGAAATCAGCGTTGTATTATGCTTCTTCTTTCGTAGGATATTTTCCGGCAGATCATCCTAAATATTCTTGTATAGTTGTGGTTCATAAACCTAATACATCTAAGAATAATTATTATGGAGCAGACGTTTCCGGACCGGTTTTTAAGAGAATTGCTCAAAAAATATTTACAGATGCGCCTTCGACAAATAAAATAAAACAGCTGGATTCAAGAATTCCAAAACAGGAAAACAGCTATAATGAATATACTGCAGAGGTAAATAAAAAATTAAATCAGATTCCTGATTTAAAAGGAATGCCGGGAATGGATGCAATTGCTTTACTGGAGAATTTAGGTTTGAAAGTAAAAGTAAATGGAGTAGGAAAAGTTAAAAAACAGTCTTTACAAGCTGGACAAAATATTAGTAGAAACACAACAATAGTATTAGAATTATCGTGA